The following proteins are encoded in a genomic region of Drosophila willistoni isolate 14030-0811.24 chromosome 2L unlocalized genomic scaffold, UCI_dwil_1.1 Seg196, whole genome shotgun sequence:
- the LOC6640061 gene encoding probable cytochrome P450 6w1 has protein sequence MFAETLILLATLAIVFYIWQKRNYSYWKRHGIKYIKPLPLLGNMRSSLTGKAPFYEQLSELHNEQGFEKEPLIGIYRAHRPSLLIRDLELIKTVMIKKFNYFSDRALQTDPHNDTLGYNNLFFIRNPDWRELRAKLSPVFTSGKMKQMYPLMVEVAKDLETNLSSRQNGSELSIKDLCARFTTDLIATIAFGVKANSLTTSTSEFYAANQAIFELSLGRAFDFAIILVLPALATLARTKVFSKKTTKFISESINYVLAERERTGVKRNDLIDTLLAMKREAALHPDKPNRARDIDYLVAQAAVFQLAGYETSSSTMTMAFYELSLNEEIQDRLRQEISDYFGEEDLVEYEKIQEMPYLTKVINETIRKYPVVPYVERECTQPAQGERFNLKPHYDLEVPNGMPVYVSLLAIHRDPQYWPQPEIFDPERFDPANRHNLNMDAYMPFGIGPHNCIGMRLGLLQSKLGLVHLLRNHRIVRSDKTLKDIAFNPLTPIMSSKEDILLRLERL, from the exons ATGTTCGCGGAGACTCTCATACTGTTGGCCACATTGGCAATTGTTTTTTACATATGGCAGAAGAGAAACTATAGTTACTGGAAACGTCATGgaataaagtatataaagCCATTGCCTCTTCTGGGTAATATGCGTAGTTCGTTAACTGGCAAAGCGCCGTTCTATGAGCAATTGAGTGAGCTTCATAATGAACAGGGCTTTGAGAAGGAACCCCTCATAGGCATCTATAGGGCACATCGTCCCTCTCTCTTGATACGTGATCTGGAACTGATCAAGACGGTGATGATTAAGAAGTTTAATTACTTCTCGGATCGTGCTTTACAAACTGATCCTCACAATGATACATTGGGCTATAATAATTTATTCTTTATACGTAATCCTGATTGGAGAGAACTTCGGGCAAAACTTTCGCCAGTTTTTACCAGTGGCAAGATGAAACAAATGTATCCTTTGATGGTGGAG GTAGCCAAAGATCTGGAGACAAATTTATCGAGTCGTCAAAATGGCTCCGAATTATCAATTAAGGATCTGTGTGCTCGTTTTACTACCGATCTCATAGCGACCATTGCCTTTGGCGTCAAGGCGAATTCATTGACAACCTCGACTAGTGAATTCTATGCAGCGAATCAGGCCATTTTCGAATTATCCTTGGGGCGTGCCTTTGACTTTGCCATCATCCTAGTATTGCCAGCATTGGCCACTTTGGCCCGCACCAAAGTCTTTTCAAAGAAAACCACAAAGTTTATATCGGAAAGTATCAACTATGTTCTGGCTGAACGCGAAAGAACGGGTGTCAAACGTAACGATCTAATTGACACACTTTTGGCCATGAAAAGGGAGGCTGCCCTCCATCCAGATAAGCCAAATAGAGCCCGTGACATTGACTACTTGGTGGCACAAGCGGCAGTCTTTCAATTAGCTGGctacgagacgagttcatcaACCATGACTATGGCCTTTTACGAATTGTCTTTGAATGAAGAAATTCAGGATCGTTTACGTCAAGAGATCTCGGACTATTTTGGGGAGGAGGATCTTGTGGAGTATGAGAAAATACAGGAAATGCCTTACCTAACCAAAGTGATAAATGAGACTATACGCAAATATCCTGTGGTTCCGTACGTTGAACGCGAATGCACTCAGCCAGCTCAAGGAGAGCGTTTCAATCTGAAACCCCACTACGATTTGGAAGTGCCCAATGGAATGCCTGTCTATGTGTCTCTTCTGGCCATTCATCGTGATCCACAG TATTGGCCTCAACCCGAAATATTCGATCCTGAGCGTTTCGATCCTGCTAATCGTCACAATTTGAATATGGATGCCTATATGCCCTTTGGCATTGGTCCTCACAATTGCATTGGCATGCGTTTGGGTCTTTTACAATCCAAATTGGGTCTTGTTCATTTGCTTCGAAATCATCGGATTGTAAGGAGTGATAAGACTCTGAAAGACATAGCATTTAATCCGCTAACTCCTATTATGTCATCCAAAGAGGACATTCTATTAAGATTAGAACGTCTTTAA